A genomic stretch from Kineosporia corallincola includes:
- a CDS encoding RidA family protein — MSVSAALTKLGIDLGKVVPPAGVYIPAKVHADLVYTAGQLPFVDGTLSTLGKVGDDEGLVDPALAKDLARISALNAIVAAAAAVGDADRLTGVLKVTGFVASAPGFTGQPGVINGASELFGEIFGETGAHARSAVGVAVLPLDSPVEVEAVFTIG, encoded by the coding sequence ATGAGCGTCTCCGCCGCCCTGACGAAACTCGGCATCGACCTGGGCAAGGTCGTGCCCCCGGCCGGGGTCTACATCCCGGCCAAGGTGCACGCGGACCTGGTCTACACCGCCGGCCAGCTGCCCTTCGTCGACGGCACCCTGTCCACGCTGGGCAAGGTCGGGGACGACGAGGGCCTGGTCGACCCGGCCCTGGCCAAGGACCTGGCCCGGATCTCGGCCCTGAACGCGATCGTCGCCGCGGCCGCCGCCGTCGGTGACGCCGACCGCCTCACCGGCGTGCTCAAGGTGACCGGATTCGTCGCCAGCGCACCGGGTTTCACCGGCCAGCCGGGCGTCATCAACGGCGCCAGCGAGCTGTTCGGCGAGATCTTCGGCGAGACCGGCGCCCACGCCCGCTCCGCCGTCGGCGTGGCCGTGCTGCCGCTGGACTCCCCGGTCGAGGTGGAGGCCGTCTTCACCATCGGCTGA